Proteins encoded in a region of the Leptospira montravelensis genome:
- a CDS encoding cytochrome c oxidase subunit 3 family protein, producing MTSVSSSSEFHHQHHFKSADHQYASSKQGIWLFLCTEILMFGGLFVGYLIYHSLYPTVFKNGSETLDWKMGAVNTVVLLISSFTMAAAINYVQRGLHKIAAIMLALTIACAGAFMVIKYFEYSHKFHVGTVPGKFSLVDPSCAAGGKRAECESKISALLKNPAELEKNHVSAEEVTRLKAVISQPKWEMFYGFYFVMTGLHGVHVVAGAFLIFWVFIKTLRRKVGPEYYTPVEGVGLFWHVVDLVWIYLFPLLYLVG from the coding sequence ATGACTTCCGTTAGTTCTTCAAGTGAATTTCACCACCAACACCATTTTAAGAGTGCAGACCACCAGTATGCCTCTTCCAAACAAGGAATTTGGTTATTCCTTTGCACTGAGATTCTAATGTTTGGTGGCCTATTCGTAGGTTACCTTATTTATCATTCTCTTTACCCAACTGTTTTCAAAAATGGTTCGGAAACTTTGGATTGGAAAATGGGCGCTGTGAACACAGTTGTCCTTCTCATTAGTTCTTTTACAATGGCTGCAGCCATTAACTACGTGCAACGTGGTTTGCATAAGATTGCTGCGATCATGCTCGCTCTTACGATTGCTTGTGCTGGTGCCTTCATGGTAATTAAATACTTTGAATACAGCCACAAGTTCCATGTAGGAACAGTTCCTGGAAAGTTCTCCCTTGTGGATCCTTCTTGTGCTGCTGGTGGAAAAAGAGCAGAGTGCGAATCTAAAATTTCCGCACTTCTCAAAAACCCTGCAGAATTAGAAAAGAACCATGTAAGTGCAGAAGAAGTCACTCGATTGAAAGCAGTGATCTCTCAGCCAAAATGGGAAATGTTCTACGGTTTTTATTTTGTCATGACTGGTCTTCACGGGGTTCACGTGGTAGCTGGAGCCTTCCTTATCTTTTGGGTTTTTATCAAAACACTAAGAAGAAAGGTTGGTCCTGAATACTACACTCCTGTTGAAGGTGTGGGTCTTTTCTGGCACGTTGTGGACTTGGTATGGATTTACCTCTTCCCACTTCTTTATTTGGTAGGATAA
- a CDS encoding cytochrome C oxidase subunit IV family protein — protein MEYVINYGLYFIALVAVFTPILGFGIFAPGIATATILGFIVNWFGQFFQTDRFAKFTEENKDSKLLKFVLGDEDHKEDHASASMWVEDGEEEEEHDHHVISIKTYVYVLLALFFGTFVTVWVAQYDLGKWNMIVAMAVATCKAFFVLAYFMHLKYDNMLNRVIFLSAFAFLALLFAFSFGDIISRIAPSTEFPAKPFF, from the coding sequence ATGGAATACGTAATCAATTACGGACTTTACTTCATTGCTCTCGTTGCAGTTTTCACTCCAATTCTTGGATTTGGAATTTTTGCACCTGGGATTGCAACGGCTACCATTTTAGGATTTATCGTAAACTGGTTCGGTCAGTTTTTTCAAACAGACCGTTTCGCAAAATTTACAGAAGAAAACAAAGATAGTAAATTGCTAAAATTTGTTTTAGGTGATGAAGATCACAAAGAAGACCATGCTTCAGCATCCATGTGGGTAGAAGATGGAGAAGAGGAAGAAGAACATGACCACCATGTGATTTCCATTAAAACATATGTTTATGTTCTTTTGGCTCTATTCTTTGGAACTTTTGTTACCGTTTGGGTAGCGCAGTATGATTTAGGAAAGTGGAACATGATCGTTGCTATGGCTGTGGCGACCTGTAAGGCTTTCTTCGTTTTGGCTTACTTCATGCATTTAAAGTATGATAATATGCTGAACCGTGTTATTTTTCTTTCTGCTTTTGCCTTCTTGGCTTTGTTGTTTGCCTTCTCTTTCGGAGACATTATTTCTCGAATTGCTCCGTCTACAGAGTTCCCAGCAAAACCTTTCTTCTAG
- a CDS encoding PP2C family protein-serine/threonine phosphatase has protein sequence MYHYLKTILSQFLDLIPERKIYNDDYVKELDRHTRIIQIPGSIIGVFGMLGFAFDTDAKLHPEFPELFYFRIGYSLFCFSYIVFIIYNHLKNKFSNWEGLTWAYLTYAYLLFTAAYYTGRIADDAPYVSGYQMLVMILPFLPLPRKTLFIYYPISILIFFVSVIVYKPDLTPAAASYSMQNLSISYVLGIFSGLIMERYRFHSFLNHKLIINKNEEVTKTVDEIQTLKSQQDGDYFLTSLLLEPLLGHETDGNALNIETIVNQYKKFKFRNKEYQLGGDYVSVYNLILQGKRYKAFINGDAMGKSIQGAGGAIVLGAVYNSIIIRSRMDPTSSNRSPERWLHDCYLDLQKIFETFDGAMLVSAVIGLLEESTGTLYFINLEHPWVILYRDGKAKFIEDEIHYYKLGVMEVPTNRFISVFQMQKGDKIICGSDGKDDLVISESGRYREINEDQNLILNCLEESSGDLKNVISVLKTKGKFSDDLSLISLEYKLGSFSKPGIYWKEAKKLIKIKEYSKALDVLLSYNSALEISIKELKYITRLYEKEGVLLKAMEYASLALESFPSDTRWMFHTSVLYKRLYSIYKSKSFLEESQELSERVRLRQPSNIGNLIHLADVCRLSGDKDRFVYLLKQIEVLEPNNAKLIELKEKT, from the coding sequence GTGTATCACTACCTAAAAACGATTCTCTCTCAATTTTTAGATCTAATTCCTGAGAGGAAAATCTATAACGATGATTATGTTAAGGAATTAGACAGACACACTCGAATCATTCAAATACCCGGAAGTATCATTGGCGTTTTTGGGATGTTAGGATTTGCATTTGATACGGATGCCAAACTCCATCCTGAATTCCCCGAACTTTTCTATTTCCGAATTGGATATAGCCTCTTTTGTTTTTCATATATTGTTTTTATAATATACAATCATTTGAAAAACAAGTTTTCTAATTGGGAAGGTCTTACTTGGGCTTACCTAACCTACGCTTATCTTTTATTTACAGCAGCTTACTACACCGGTCGGATAGCAGACGATGCACCTTATGTTTCTGGATACCAGATGCTTGTGATGATCCTGCCCTTTTTGCCACTCCCAAGAAAAACTTTGTTTATCTACTATCCTATCTCTATTTTGATATTTTTTGTATCTGTAATCGTATATAAACCTGACCTCACGCCGGCTGCGGCTAGTTATTCAATGCAGAACTTATCAATTAGTTATGTTCTTGGAATTTTTAGTGGTCTTATCATGGAAAGATATCGATTCCATTCTTTTTTGAACCACAAACTAATAATTAATAAAAATGAAGAAGTTACTAAAACTGTTGATGAAATTCAAACCTTAAAGTCCCAACAAGATGGAGATTATTTTTTAACATCTTTGCTGTTGGAACCTTTGTTGGGGCATGAAACCGATGGGAATGCGTTAAATATTGAAACCATAGTCAATCAATATAAAAAATTCAAATTCAGAAACAAAGAATACCAGTTAGGTGGTGATTATGTTTCTGTTTATAATTTAATTTTGCAGGGAAAACGATACAAAGCCTTTATCAATGGGGATGCAATGGGTAAATCAATCCAGGGTGCAGGTGGTGCCATTGTCCTTGGGGCAGTTTATAACTCCATTATCATACGTTCCAGGATGGACCCAACTTCTTCGAACAGATCTCCGGAAAGATGGTTACACGATTGTTATTTAGACCTTCAAAAAATCTTTGAAACTTTTGATGGAGCCATGTTGGTTTCTGCCGTGATTGGGCTCCTCGAAGAATCAACGGGGACTTTATATTTTATTAATTTAGAACATCCTTGGGTCATTTTATATCGGGATGGAAAAGCAAAGTTTATAGAAGATGAAATTCATTATTATAAATTAGGTGTAATGGAAGTCCCAACCAATCGATTTATTTCCGTATTTCAAATGCAAAAAGGAGATAAAATTATCTGTGGTTCAGATGGAAAGGATGATCTTGTAATATCTGAATCAGGGAGATATCGCGAAATTAACGAGGATCAAAATTTAATTTTAAATTGCCTTGAAGAATCCAGTGGAGATTTGAAAAACGTTATCTCCGTTTTGAAAACAAAAGGGAAGTTCTCTGATGATTTGAGTTTGATTTCATTGGAATATAAATTGGGATCGTTTTCCAAACCTGGAATATACTGGAAAGAAGCTAAGAAACTTATCAAAATAAAAGAATATAGTAAAGCATTGGATGTGTTGTTGTCTTATAATTCAGCCTTAGAAATTTCTATTAAGGAATTAAAATATATCACAAGGTTGTATGAAAAAGAAGGTGTATTACTGAAAGCAATGGAATATGCAAGTTTGGCTTTGGAAAGTTTTCCTTCCGACACAAGATGGATGTTTCATACCTCTGTTTTATACAAACGATTGTATTCAATTTATAAGTCGAAATCATTTTTAGAAGAATCACAAGAGTTGAGTGAAAGGGTGCGGTTAAGACAGCCATCAAATATTGGAAACTTAATTCATTTAGCGGACGTTTGTCGGTTGAGTGGAGACAAAGATAGGTTCGTATACTTACTCAAACAAATCGAAGTTTTGGAACCCAATAATGCCAAGTTGATTGAATTAAAAGAAAAAACTTAA